A stretch of Vibrio maritimus DNA encodes these proteins:
- the lpxK gene encoding tetraacyldisaccharide 4'-kinase: MIDKLWFGNHPLRLILWPLLWPLSQLYLLVSTRRRRAYESGSKPRYKAKVPVIVVGNITAGGNGKTPMVVWLVEHLVRQGKRPGVVSRGYGGKAAHYPLMVSAETLPSECGDEPKLIFERTQVPVCVDPVRVNATKQLESLGVDVIITDDGLQHYALDRAFEIIVIDGVRRFGNQQAIPLGPMRESLARLDEVDLKVVNGGPDSQQLQINSEKRFVLCPDTAVNLVTGKTASISELGSLAAFAGIGHPPRFFDTLEKLGASLAKTQGFADHQAFDAQRLAELSVGVDNVIMTEKDAVKCRSFSKGNWWYLPVSAQFTEQDSQQILQEINKVIESYGSQTA, translated from the coding sequence GTGATAGACAAACTGTGGTTCGGTAATCATCCACTTCGCTTGATATTGTGGCCGCTGCTGTGGCCGCTAAGCCAACTGTACTTGTTGGTGAGTACTCGTCGACGTCGCGCTTACGAATCAGGGAGTAAACCTCGCTACAAAGCCAAGGTGCCCGTTATCGTTGTGGGTAATATTACTGCTGGTGGTAATGGAAAAACCCCCATGGTTGTTTGGTTGGTTGAGCACTTGGTACGCCAAGGCAAGCGCCCAGGTGTCGTCTCTCGAGGCTATGGTGGTAAAGCAGCGCATTATCCATTAATGGTGAGCGCTGAGACGCTACCCTCAGAGTGTGGCGATGAACCAAAGCTAATTTTCGAGCGCACTCAAGTCCCCGTTTGTGTCGACCCCGTTAGAGTGAATGCAACGAAACAGCTTGAGTCATTGGGTGTCGATGTCATTATCACCGATGATGGGCTCCAGCATTACGCACTCGACCGCGCTTTTGAAATTATTGTAATCGATGGGGTAAGGCGCTTTGGCAACCAGCAAGCCATCCCATTGGGACCGATGAGAGAGTCGCTTGCTAGGCTAGATGAGGTTGACCTTAAAGTCGTCAACGGCGGACCGGATTCACAGCAATTACAAATAAACTCAGAAAAGCGCTTTGTCCTCTGTCCAGACACAGCCGTAAATCTAGTGACGGGAAAAACCGCATCCATTTCTGAGTTGGGTTCGTTAGCCGCATTCGCTGGCATCGGACACCCTCCACGTTTTTTTGACACCTTAGAAAAGTTGGGCGCAAGCTTGGCCAAAACACAAGGCTTTGCCGATCATCAAGCGTTTGATGCCCAGAGGCTCGCCGAACTCAGTGTGGGTGTCGATAATGTCATTATGACAGAGAAAGATGCGGTGAAATGCCGCTCGTTTTCAAAGGGCAATTGGTGGTATTTGCCAGTGTCGGCTCAATTTACCGAGCAAGATAGCCAGCAGATACTTCAAGAAATCAATAAGGTAATAGAAAGTTATGGATCACAGACTGCTTGA
- the msbA gene encoding lipid A ABC transporter ATP-binding protein/permease MsbA, whose protein sequence is MSQNQDETTLQTFKRLWTYIREYKTGLAVAVVALIINAVADTYMISLLKPLLDEGFGDVESNFLKVLPLIILGMMFIRGLSGFVSTYCLSWVSGKVVMHLRRGIFNHFMHMPVSFFDKESTGGLLSRITYDSEQVAGATSSSLVSIVREGASIIGLLVLMFWSSWQLSLVLLVVAPVVAWAIQVVSKRFRKISVNMQTSMGHMTTSAEQMLKGHKVVLSYGGQQIEKTRFDEMSNQMRQQTMKMVAASAIANPVIQMIASLALVAVLFLASFDEVREQLTAGTFTVIFSAMFSLMRPLKALTGVTADFQRGMAASQTLFNLMDLDTERDNGTKEITRAKGELSVKDVTFTYEGSEKPALRNVSFDLPAGKTLALVGRSGSGKSTIANLFTRFYDVDSGTIELDGHNIEDIKLTNLRQHFALVSQNVHLFNDTIANNIAYATDGQYSREQIEHAATLAHAMEFINNLDDGLDTVIGENGASLSGGQRQRIAIARALLRDAPVLILDEATSALDTESERAIQSALDELQKDKTVLVIAHRLSTIEEADEILVVDEGEIIERGDHKTLIEHQGAYAQLHKIQFGDH, encoded by the coding sequence ATGTCGCAAAATCAAGATGAAACAACGCTGCAGACGTTTAAGCGTTTGTGGACTTACATTCGTGAGTATAAAACGGGTCTAGCCGTTGCGGTTGTCGCACTAATTATCAATGCGGTCGCAGATACGTACATGATATCGCTTTTAAAGCCGCTTTTGGATGAAGGCTTTGGCGATGTAGAGTCCAACTTCTTGAAGGTTTTGCCTCTGATTATTCTCGGCATGATGTTTATCCGCGGGCTATCTGGTTTTGTCTCGACCTACTGCTTAAGTTGGGTCTCAGGCAAGGTGGTAATGCACCTTAGAAGAGGGATATTTAACCACTTTATGCATATGCCGGTCTCCTTTTTCGATAAGGAGTCAACCGGTGGTTTGCTGTCTCGCATAACTTATGATTCAGAACAAGTGGCAGGGGCGACGAGTAGCTCGCTGGTTAGTATCGTTCGTGAGGGTGCGAGTATCATCGGCCTGCTAGTCTTGATGTTTTGGAGCAGTTGGCAGCTATCGCTCGTGCTGCTCGTCGTCGCGCCAGTTGTTGCGTGGGCGATTCAAGTTGTTTCCAAACGTTTTCGCAAGATCTCCGTCAACATGCAGACCTCAATGGGTCATATGACGACTTCGGCAGAGCAGATGCTGAAGGGACACAAGGTTGTTCTGAGTTACGGTGGTCAACAAATCGAGAAAACGCGTTTTGATGAAATGAGTAATCAAATGCGTCAGCAGACCATGAAAATGGTTGCCGCATCGGCGATTGCTAACCCTGTAATTCAAATGATCGCCTCATTAGCGTTAGTTGCCGTTCTTTTCCTAGCTAGCTTTGATGAAGTTCGTGAGCAGCTTACTGCAGGTACCTTTACTGTTATTTTCTCAGCAATGTTCTCATTGATGCGTCCTCTGAAAGCTCTAACCGGTGTGACGGCTGATTTCCAACGTGGTATGGCTGCGAGCCAAACTTTGTTCAATCTCATGGATTTGGACACTGAGCGCGATAATGGGACCAAAGAAATCACACGAGCTAAGGGTGAACTGTCGGTTAAAGATGTGACCTTTACTTATGAAGGCAGTGAAAAGCCTGCCCTGCGCAATGTAAGCTTCGATTTACCTGCTGGTAAGACGCTTGCACTGGTCGGTCGTTCGGGCTCTGGTAAGAGTACCATCGCTAACCTATTTACTCGTTTCTACGATGTTGATAGCGGCACTATCGAGCTGGATGGTCACAATATCGAAGATATTAAGCTAACCAATCTCCGTCAGCACTTTGCGCTGGTTTCGCAAAACGTTCACCTGTTCAACGATACGATTGCCAATAACATTGCGTACGCGACAGATGGTCAGTATTCTCGTGAGCAAATTGAGCATGCCGCAACCTTAGCCCATGCTATGGAGTTCATTAATAACCTCGATGACGGTTTAGATACCGTGATAGGCGAAAACGGCGCAAGCCTTTCAGGCGGACAGCGTCAACGAATCGCCATCGCTCGAGCCTTGCTTCGAGATGCGCCTGTCCTTATTTTGGATGAGGCAACATCGGCGCTCGATACTGAATCTGAGCGAGCCATTCAGTCTGCTCTTGATGAGCTTCAGAAAGATAAAACAGTGCTGGTGATTGCGCACCGTCTATCCACTATTGAAGAAGCGGATGAAATTCTTGTCGTAGACGAAGGTGAAATTATCGAGCGCGGTGACCACAAGACCCTAATTGAGCATCAAGGTGCTTACGCGCAATTACACAAAATCCAGTTTGGTGATCACTAG